Part of the Thauera sedimentorum genome, GCTACGCGTGGCGGTGGACGACGACGTCGCCTTCCTGATCGCCAAGAACCTGCGCTCCAACGTGCGCGAACTCGAAGGCGCGCTCAACAAGGTGGTGGCCTACGCGCGCTTCCACGGGCGCGGCATCTCGCTGGAGGTGGCCAAGGAAGCGCTCAAGGACCTGCTCAACGCGCACAACCGCCAGCTCACCATCGAGCACATCCAGAAGACGGTGGCCGACTACTACAAGATCAAGGTCGCCGACATGCACTCCAAGAAGCGCACCCGGGTGGTGGCCCGCCCGCGCCAGGTGGCGATGTGGCTGGCCAAGGAACTAACCCCGATGTCGCTCCCGGCCATCGGCGACGCCTTCGGCGGGCGCGACCACACCACCGTGCTGCACGCCTGCCGCACCATTACCGAGCTGCGCCTGGGCGACCAGCAGCTCAACCACGACGTCCATGTGCTGACCCAGGTTCTCCGCGGTTAAGCCCCGATCAACCTTCATACAACGAGACGCCATGCTCCTGCTCAACACCACCCGCGACGCCCTGCTGGCCCCGCTGCAGTCGGTGGCCGGCATCGTCGAGAAGCGCCACACCCTGCCCATCCTCTCCAACGTGCTGATCGAGAAGCAGGGCGACACCCTGACCCTGCTCGCCACCGACATCGAGATCCAGATCCGCACCGCCACCGCCGGACACCAGGGCGGCGCCGACACCGCGATCACCGTGGGCGCGCGCAAGCTGCAGGACATCCTGCGCGCCCTGCCGGACACCGCCGATGTGTCGCTCACGCTGGACGACAAGCGCCTCACGGTGAAGGCCGGCAAGAGCCGCTTCGCCCTGCAGACCCTGCCGGCGGCCGACTACCCGCGCATGAATCTGCCCGACGGCGACGCGGTGCGCCTTACCGTCAGCCAGCGCGCCTTCAAGCGCCAGCTCGCCCAGGTCGCCTACTCCATGGCGCAGCAGGACATCCGCTACTACCTCAACGGCCTGCTGGTGATCGCCGACGGCAACGAGCTGCGCATGGTGGCCACCGACGGCCACCGCCTGGCCTACGCCGCCAGCACGCTGGAGAACCCGGTCGAGCAGCGCACCGAAGCCATCCTGCCGCGCAAGACCGTGCTCGAGCTCGCCCGCCAGCTCGCCGACAACGACGACCCGCTGGAAGTGCTGCTCGCCGGCAACCAGGTGGTGTTCCGCTTCGGCGCCATCGAGCTGATCTCCAAGCTGATCGACGGCAAGTTCCCCGACTACGAACGCGTGATCCCGCAGAACCACCCGCGCATGATCACCTTCGACCGCGTGCCGCTGCTGGCCGCGCTGCAGCGTGCCGCCATCCTCACCAACGAGAAGTTCCGCGGCGTGCGCCTGGTGCTCGGCGACGGCAGCCTGAAGATCGTGTCCACCAACGCCGAACAGGAAGAGGCGGTCGAGGAGCTGGAAGTCGATTACCACGACGTGCCGCTCGACATCGGCTTCAACGTCACCTACCTGCTCGACGTGATGAACAACCTGTCGTCCGAGAAGGTCGAGTGGCGCTTTAACGACGGCAACTCCAGCGCGCTGATCACCCTGCCCGGCAACGAGCAGTTCAAGTACGTCGTGATGCCGATGCGCATCTGAACGCGCTTCCTGTAGGAGCCGCCTTGGCCGCGATACCCGCCAAGGCGGGCGCCACCTTTGGTGGCGTTCGCGGGCAAGCCCGCTCCTACGCATCGCCCGTCCGCTGCACCCGCTCTTTCTGAATTACCCGAGATGACCATGTCCGAACCGCAAAACACGCCCGCGCCTTCCGGCAACGATTACGACGAATCCAGCATCCAGCAGCTCGAAGGCCTGGAAGCGGTGCGCAAGCGCCCGGGCATGTACATCGGCGACACCTCCGACGGCACCGGCCTGCACCACATGGTGTTCGAGGTGGTGGACAACGCCATCGACGAGGCCCTGGCCGGCCACTGCGACGACATCGTCGTCACCATCCACGCCGACAACTCCATCTCGGTCACCGACAACGGCCGCGGCATCCCGGTGGGCGTGAAGATGGACGACAAGCACGAGCCCAAGCGCTCGGCGGCCGAGATCGTCATGTGCGTGCTGCACGCCGGCGGCAAGTTCAACCAGAACAGCTACAAGGTCTCCGGCGGCCTGCACGGCGTGGGCGTGTCCTGCGTGAACGCCCTGTCCAAGTGGCTGCGCCTGACCATCCGCCGCGACGGCAAGAAGCACTTCATGGAGTTCCAGCGCGGCGTGCCGGCCGACCGCGTCATCGAGGTGGTCGACGGCGTGGAAGTCTCCCCGCTGCGCGTCACCGGTGAGACCAGCAAGCGCGGCACCGAACTGCACTTCCTTGCCGACGAGGAGATCTTCGGCACCGTCGAGTTCCACTACGAGATCCTCGCCAAGCGGCTCAGAGAGCTTTCGTTCCTCAACAACGGCGTGAAGATCCGCCTGCTCGACCAGCGTACCGGCAAGGAGGAGGATTTCGCCTTCGCCGGCGGCGTGCGCGGCTTCGTGGAGTTCATCAACCGCACCAAGACCGTGCTGCACCCCACCGTATTCCACGCGGAAGGCACCACCCGCATCCCCACCGGCGCCGGCCACGACGCCGAGCT contains:
- the dnaN gene encoding DNA polymerase III subunit beta; translated protein: MLLLNTTRDALLAPLQSVAGIVEKRHTLPILSNVLIEKQGDTLTLLATDIEIQIRTATAGHQGGADTAITVGARKLQDILRALPDTADVSLTLDDKRLTVKAGKSRFALQTLPAADYPRMNLPDGDAVRLTVSQRAFKRQLAQVAYSMAQQDIRYYLNGLLVIADGNELRMVATDGHRLAYAASTLENPVEQRTEAILPRKTVLELARQLADNDDPLEVLLAGNQVVFRFGAIELISKLIDGKFPDYERVIPQNHPRMITFDRVPLLAALQRAAILTNEKFRGVRLVLGDGSLKIVSTNAEQEEAVEELEVDYHDVPLDIGFNVTYLLDVMNNLSSEKVEWRFNDGNSSALITLPGNEQFKYVVMPMRI